The Thermomicrobiales bacterium genome contains the following window.
AGAAGGAGACTTCCGAGCGGGTACGGCAGGCGCTGGAGATCGACCCAGCTCGGCGAGTTCGGCAAGCGCTACCCGCGCCAGCTCTCCGGTGGCCAGCAGCAGCGCGTGGCATTGGCGCGAGCGATGGTCTATAACCCGTCGATCCTGTTGATGGACGAGCCGCTCGGCGCACTCGATCGCAACCTGCGCGACCACATGCGGCTGGAGCTCAAGCGGCTACAGCGGCAGATCGGCGCGACCGTGCTCTACGTCACCCACGACCAGGACGAGGCGCTGTCGATGTCCGACCGCGTCGGGGTGATGAACGACGGTAAGCTGCTGCAGGTAGCCGACCCGAAGACGCTCTACGAGTACCCGACCACCCAGTTCGTCGCCACGTTCATCGGCGAGTCGAACGTCCTCCCGGCTCGGGTCGTCGCAGCTAATGGCGACCTGACGCTCGACGTCGATGGCCTGCGCGCGAATGTCCGCGCCTCACGGGTCGACGGAGTCCAGCAGGGCGACCACGTCGTCATCGTGCTTCGGCCCGAAAAAGTGCAGATTAGCGACGCCGCACCCGATGCCACCGCCGACCTGAATTCAGCCAGCGCCCGCGTCGAGGAGATCGTCTACATGGGTCAGACCGCGCAGGTCTTCGCCCGCTCCACCGCCGGCGCGCGGCTGCTGGCGCGTGTCCCCAGCACGATGCGGATCCCGGCTGTGGCCGACGAGGTACAACTCACCTGGCGCGCGGCGGACACACGGGTTCTGCCATCGTAATCATTCGCAACTCGGCATTGACGGGCGCGACCACAAAAGTCAGTATCCGCAACCGACTTATCAGTCCAGGGTATGGCAACCAATGCCCACCCAGTGTCGTCATAGTCAACAGGATAGATGCTTTGGCCGCATGGCCCGATCGTTACGGATCGTAGTGATACCGCGCCTGCAGGAACGTCACCCGATCGTCATCGACGTGATAGACGAGCCGGTGCTCCTGCGTGATCCGGCGCGACCAGGTGTCGGGGTCGAGATACTTCAGGCGTTCGGGTTTGCCGATGCCGGCGAACGGGTCGCGGAGGACGGCCCCCATAAGTCGCAGGACGCAGAGTGCGGTCTTGCGGTCCGTCGCGATCCAGAATTCGAGGTCTTCTCGGAAGTGCTCGTCGAGGACGCACACTCGGCGAGTGGTCATTCGTCGGTGAGGCCAATATCGGACTTAATGGCAGCGAGACTGGTCGGCGTCCCCTCGCGAGCCTTCGCTCGCGCCAAGGCCGCTAACAGCCGTTCGGCATTCGTCCGCGAACGAAGAAGCTGTACAGTCTCCATCAGCCCGTTGAGGTCATCCGCAGCGATGAGTGCGACCGGCTCTTGACCGAGCCTCGTGATAATCACTGGCTCTCGCTCCTCAACGACTTGGTTGAGGAGTTCATCGAATCGCGCATGCGCGTCGGCGTCGGTTATCGCACCCATGACCAGTTCCATTCCTGATCACATCGACAATGACAATAGAGTGCAAGCGGCGACACGTCCCGTCAACCCGAGGATCGACCCAATATCGATCCCACCCCGCTCCGTTCGACTACGCTGTAGCAACGATACGCGAAATCGAAGGGGACACCTATGCGGAAAATCGTCGTTTGGGAGTTCATCACGATCGATGGCGTGATTCAGGCGCCGGGCAGGAAGGACGAGGATACCGAGGGTGGGTTCGAGCACGGCGGGTGGACGTGGCCGTATCGGGACGACAAGATCCGCGAACGGGTGTTCGAGGTGATCGGACGGGGCGATACGCTTCTGCTGGGGCGCAAGACGTGGGAGATCCACGGCGCGTCGTTCGAGCCAATGGCCGACGACGACCCGAACGAGCCGGGCTTCAACCGGATGCAGAAGTACGTCGTCTCCAACTCCCTGACCTCGGCCGACGCCTGGCGCAGATCGACGATCATCAGCGGCGACGTCGTCGGCGCAATCCGTGAGCTGAAGGCGCTGGATGGAGGCGACATCCTCGTCCATGGCAGCAGCGTGCTGATCCAGACGCTGTTCGAGCACGGGCTGGTAGACGAGCTCAATCTGGCCGTCTACCCGATCGCGCTCGGCAGCGGGAAGAGACTGTTCGCAAGCGGCAAGCGGGTCAACATGAGGCTGGTCGACGCCACGCCAGTGCCGTCGGGCGTTGTCATGATGCGTTACGTGATGGACCGACCGGAATAAGGATAGAAGGCGCTCGCCCGTCCCCAGCGGGACAGGCGGGCGCCTTGCCGTGCGCGATGCTTATCCGACGGTCTTCACCATACGGGCAACCGCCTCTTCGAGGATCTCGGGGGAGGTGGCCATGTTGACCCGAACGTGGCCCTCGCCGCCGGCGCCAAAGGTGACACCGGAGTTGAACGCAACGCGGCCCTTCTCGAGGAAGGCAGCGGCAGGATCGTCGCCCAGGCCAAGGCTGCTGCAATCGAGCCAGGCGAGGTAGGTCGCCTCGGGCATCCGATAGCCAACAGTCGGCAGATGCGTCTCCAGCAGGTCGCCGAGCAGCTTGCGATTGGCGTCGATGCCGCGGATCGCAGCGTCATTCCAGTCGCGAGCGCTATTGAACGCCGCCGTGTGGGCGATCGATGCGATGTGTCCCGCGCCGTGGAAGCCCAGTGCCGCCAGCTCCTCGGCGGCATCCGCGCCGGCCAGGACCAGTGCGGCCTTGAAGCCCGCCAGGTTCCAGCCCTTCGAGGCTGACACGACCGCGAAGTCCGGCCCGGTATTGGCGACGCTCAGGTACGGCACCATCGTCGAGGTCGGCATGACCAGCGGGGAGTGGATCTCGTCGGAGATGACACGGACGCCGTACTGGCGGGCCAGGTTGGCGACGTTCTGCAACTCGGCGCGGGTGTGGACAACGCCGCTGGGATTGTGCGGGTTGCAGAGCAGGAACACTGCGTTCTTGCCGCCGGCGGTTGCCTCCTTGAAGGCAGCATCGAGGGCAGCCGAGTCGAGCCGACCCTCCGCATTGAGCGGCGCGGCGACGACCGGTCGGTCGAGCGTCTTGGCCACGCCGTAGAACGGCGGGTAGACCGCCGGCGTCAGGATGATCGCCGACTCCTCATCGCCGATGGCGCGGGAGACTTCACGGACGCCGCTCATCACGTCGGCTACCATCGCCGTCGCAGTAATGTCGGGCGAGTAGCCCCAGCGGTCGGAGGCGTACGAGGCATACGCTTCGGCGTAGCCGCGACCCCACGGATAGCCGGTGTCGCCGTTCGCCAACGCTGCCATCACCGCATCGACGATTGGCTGGGCGACATAGGCGTCCATCTCCGCAACCCAGAGCGGCAGCACATCGGTCGGATACAGATTCCACTTCGCGCAGGTCCGGGTCCGCAAGCGGTCCAGATCCAGATCGGCAAACGGGTTTGCCACAGTCGTCTGAAGGTCTGCCATCAACCGTCCCTCACTACTCCACGAGCACGCCCGATCGCGCGCCACGAAATCCATCGCCCAGTCATCGGGCGCGGCGAGATCCACCAAGCCGGCGCCGGGGCTCTCTAACCCTGTCCACATCGACAGCCAGCCGGCCGCGACTCTCCCACCACCCGCTATCCTAACGCTTTTCGCATCGTAGCCATACCCTGATCTGCGATGCCAGCCCAAAATCGCGTCCCACCCGCCGGCACAGCGCGCTATTAGCTCCGCTCGGGCCGCCCGACTGGCCCATCGATCGCGAACGCGCCGGGATCCGGCTTGTACGGACGGAGTAGCCAGAGCGGTCGACGCAGGTTGCCGGGGCCGGGGGCAGGGCGGGTGAGCGCCATCCAGCGCTTGTACACCTCGTGCGATTTGTTCGTGTCGACGACGATGTCGCCGTAGCGATCATCCGGGCCGGCCTTCACGACGCGAACCTTCTGGTGCCAGGCGTGCGCGCCGGAGATCGGGTCCGGCTGAACCGGGAACGTCAGGTTCTGATGCACGCCGGCGTCGCTCCACCAGATCTTCGACGAGTCCGGATCGCTGCTCTCGAACGGTCCGACTCCCTCCAGCTGACGCAGGCGGAAGACTCCGCCGCCGTCCTCGTCAATCTTCACCAGCGCGGACGACCAGCGCTCGTTGCCGGCCGCCGGAGCAAGCCGCCAACGGCCGAGATGGTGCGAGCAGGCGGCGACTCCGGGCCGCAATCCCTCGGTCACCCAGGCGCGGTCGACGAAGTGGCCGATCTCCGTCTCGATCCGCACGAGGTCGCCGGTCTCGACGCCAATCCGCTTCGCGTCGCTCGGGTGTAGCCAGAGCGGGTTGCTATGCGAGATCTCGTTCAGCCATTTCGAGTTGGCCGACCGAGTGTGAACCAGCGTCGGGATGCGGTAATTCGGCAGCAACACCATCTCCCCCTTCGCCACGTCGATCGTCTCCGGAGCGACATGGCTTGGGATGTGGACCGGGATCGCGTACTCCGGCCAGCCCCAGTCGTGGACGGTGCGCGAGAAGAACTCCAGCTTGCCCGACGGCGTTGGCCAGCCTCGTCGCGCCTCCCCATCGACCATCACGCCGACGGCGCGGCCATCGGTTGTCCCCGGCGGCATGCCGGGCATCGGCACCATGTTGGTCGGGTGCGGGCGCGGCGAGGGGCTCATGATGACGCCATTCTCGTCCGTGCGCGCGCCATCGAGCTCGGCGGCCGGCACCAGTTCGTCGAAGCTCCGGAACGGGCCTTTGCGAATCTCGAACGCGCTGTACTTGCGCATGTACTCCAGCGGAGTGAGGCCCTCTTTCGCCGCCTCCTCTGGCAGACCCGGCACCGAGTTTTCGAAGATCCAGCGGTAGTACTCCTCGACCGTCACCTTCCCGCCGGGTCGATATGGCGACTCGTAGTACTGCCGAATGCCAAGCGCGCCATCGGGATCGATCCGCCAGGACAGCTCGATCCAGAATTCGTTCTCTTCCCAGACCTCACCCGGGTTGGCATCTCGAGTGAGGTCGACGGCCTCACCCATGCGCTCCATCGCCACTCGCACGACCGGCTGGCGGAAGGCGATCCACTGCGCAGAGTGCGTCTCGTAGGAGATGGTGTCGTGGCGCTCCGGCCCATGGCCCATCGGCAGGACATAATCCGCGAACCAGGCGCTCTCGCTCCAGGTCGGGGTCAGGGCGGCGTGCAGGCCGACTTTATCCTCGTCGCGCAACGCCTCCAGCCAGGTGAAGCCGTCGGGGTTGGTCCAGAGCGGATTGTAGACACGGCTGAAGTAGACCGAGAGCTTGCCACGCCCCTCTTTGAGGAAGTGGGGCAGGAGGATACTCAACTCGTGGTGGGTGAGTGGAAACTCCTTGGGCCAGCTCAGCTCGTTCCAGACCTTCTGCTTGCCCGGCTCGGCGAACGGGCGAGGGACGAACTTGTTCCAGACGTTCGGCATCGTCCCGCCCGGCGCGCCAACGCTGCCGGTCAGAACGTTGAGGAAGAAGAGCGCGCGAGGGACGGACCAGCCGCCGAGATGGCCGGCCGCGGCGGCTCGCCAGTTGTGGGCGGCAAACGCCGAGCCGGCCCGGCCGATCTCGTGAGCGACATCACGGATCATCGATGCCGCCACGCCGCTCTCGGTCGCGGCACGGTCGGGCGTGTACTCGCCATAGATGTCCTTCAGCAGCTCGACGAAGCGATCGAACGTCTGCTCTTCGGCCGGGTGGACGACGCGCATGAACTCGTCCCAGTTCGTCCACTTGCGAACGAACTCGTGGTCGAACGACCCTTCCTGGATCAGGATGTTCGCCATCGCCAGCAGGACGATCGTGTCAGTTCCGGGAGCAGGGGCCATCCAGTAGTTGGCCATCGACGCGGTGTTGGACAGGCGCGGGTCCATAACGGCGATCTTCGCGCCCTTCATCCGCGCCTCGGTAATGCGCTGCGCGTGGGGGTTGAAATAGTGGCCACTCTCGAGATGCGCCGAGTTCAGCAGAATGAATCGCGCGTCGGCGTAGTCGGGCGAGGGCCGGTCAATACCCATCCAGAACGCGTAGCCGGTGCGTCCGCCAGAGGAGCAGATGTTGGTGTGCGAGTTATGACCATCGACACCCCACGACCAGAGGACGCGCTCCATGTAGCCATCCTCGCCAGGCCGGCCGACGTGATACATGACCTCGTTCTGCCGCCCGTCGGTCAGCGCCGCGCGGATGCGCCCGGCGATGTCGTCGAGCGCGGTGTCCCAGGTGACACGCTCCCACTGGCCGGAACCACGCGGGCCGCTCCGCTTCATCGGGTAGAGGATGCGCTCCGGGTCGTTGACCTGGTTGAGCGTTGCCGGGCCTTTGGCGCAATTCCGCCCGCGGCTGGCCGGGTGAAACGGGTTGCCCTCCAGCTTGCGGATCTGGCGCGTCTCCTTGTCGACGTAGGCTAGCAGCCCGCAGGCCGACTCGCAGTTGAAGCAGATTGTCGGCACGATCGTGTAGCGCCGTTCGATCCGCTCTGGCCACGCCTTCGCGTCCAGCTCGACCCAGTCATCCCACTTCTCGGGCGGCGGGAAGGCCGACAGCCCGGAGGTCTGTGACGGGACGAAGGGCTCGGTGACGGGGCGGGTTACGGGAGGGACCTCACCCCCCCGGCCCCCCTCTCCCGTGGGGAGAGGGGGGAGGGGGTTACGATTGTGGGTGCTGGTCATGGTGTTCTCCCTCGGTACGGGCTGTGCTCGCGATCGCCGCAAGCACGTCGGGCAACTGGTTTAGCACTCGGTCATTCGGGAAGCGAAGGACACGCAAGCCATGTAGGTTGATCGCTTCCTCACGGGCCTGGTCAAGCCCGGCCTGGGTGTCGTGGACGGGTCCGTCTACCTCGATCACCAATCCTGCGGCGTCACAATAGAAGTCGGCGATGTATCCGCCGATCACCTGCTGCCGCCGGAATTTCAGCCCGTCGAGCCGACCACCTCGAAGCGCCTCCCACAGCCACTCCTCGGCGGGCGTCATGGACTGCCGAAGCTCACGTGCCCGATCCCTCGTCCCGGACCTGACGTCCTGTCCCTTTATGATCCCCCGTGACATCCCATGCCCTCCTCCCGACCCCACGTGCTTTGCCCCATGACACCCCCTCTCCCCACGAGAGAGGGGGCTGGGGGGTGAGGTCCCCGCTCAGCTCAATGGCACGTCCTGCCCCGCGCTTACCCACATGCGCTCGTAGAACCACAGCCCCGCGAGCGCCGCGAGTCCGGCCAACGCGCCGAGCACAGCGTCAGCGCCGGTCAGGAACATCAGGGCGACGAGCACGAGCGGGACCAGCGCGCCAAGCAACAGGACGCCTTGGTAGAGAACACCCCGATATGGGCCGCGGGTGATCAGATCGATCGTCTTGCGAACG
Protein-coding sequences here:
- a CDS encoding type II toxin-antitoxin system Phd/YefM family antitoxin — protein: MELVMGAITDADAHARFDELLNQVVEEREPVIITRLGQEPVALIAADDLNGLMETVQLLRSRTNAERLLAALARAKAREGTPTSLAAIKSDIGLTDE
- a CDS encoding Txe/YoeB family addiction module toxin is translated as MTTRRVCVLDEHFREDLEFWIATDRKTALCVLRLMGAVLRDPFAGIGKPERLKYLDPDTWSRRITQEHRLVYHVDDDRVTFLQARYHYDP
- a CDS encoding ABC transporter ATP-binding protein, which codes for MALARAMVYNPSILLMDEPLGALDRNLRDHMRLELKRLQRQIGATVLYVTHDQDEALSMSDRVGVMNDGKLLQVADPKTLYEYPTTQFVATFIGESNVLPARVVAANGDLTLDVDGLRANVRASRVDGVQQGDHVVIVLRPEKVQISDAAPDATADLNSASARVEEIVYMGQTAQVFARSTAGARLLARVPSTMRIPAVADEVQLTWRAADTRVLPS
- a CDS encoding molybdopterin-dependent oxidoreductase produces the protein MTSTHNRNPLPPLPTGEGGRGGEVPPVTRPVTEPFVPSQTSGLSAFPPPEKWDDWVELDAKAWPERIERRYTIVPTICFNCESACGLLAYVDKETRQIRKLEGNPFHPASRGRNCAKGPATLNQVNDPERILYPMKRSGPRGSGQWERVTWDTALDDIAGRIRAALTDGRQNEVMYHVGRPGEDGYMERVLWSWGVDGHNSHTNICSSGGRTGYAFWMGIDRPSPDYADARFILLNSAHLESGHYFNPHAQRITEARMKGAKIAVMDPRLSNTASMANYWMAPAPGTDTIVLLAMANILIQEGSFDHEFVRKWTNWDEFMRVVHPAEEQTFDRFVELLKDIYGEYTPDRAATESGVAASMIRDVAHEIGRAGSAFAAHNWRAAAAGHLGGWSVPRALFFLNVLTGSVGAPGGTMPNVWNKFVPRPFAEPGKQKVWNELSWPKEFPLTHHELSILLPHFLKEGRGKLSVYFSRVYNPLWTNPDGFTWLEALRDEDKVGLHAALTPTWSESAWFADYVLPMGHGPERHDTISYETHSAQWIAFRQPVVRVAMERMGEAVDLTRDANPGEVWEENEFWIELSWRIDPDGALGIRQYYESPYRPGGKVTVEEYYRWIFENSVPGLPEEAAKEGLTPLEYMRKYSAFEIRKGPFRSFDELVPAAELDGARTDENGVIMSPSPRPHPTNMVPMPGMPPGTTDGRAVGVMVDGEARRGWPTPSGKLEFFSRTVHDWGWPEYAIPVHIPSHVAPETIDVAKGEMVLLPNYRIPTLVHTRSANSKWLNEISHSNPLWLHPSDAKRIGVETGDLVRIETEIGHFVDRAWVTEGLRPGVAACSHHLGRWRLAPAAGNERWSSALVKIDEDGGGVFRLRQLEGVGPFESSDPDSSKIWWSDAGVHQNLTFPVQPDPISGAHAWHQKVRVVKAGPDDRYGDIVVDTNKSHEVYKRWMALTRPAPGPGNLRRPLWLLRPYKPDPGAFAIDGPVGRPERS
- a CDS encoding aminotransferase class I/II-fold pyridoxal phosphate-dependent enzyme; this encodes MADLQTTVANPFADLDLDRLRTRTCAKWNLYPTDVLPLWVAEMDAYVAQPIVDAVMAALANGDTGYPWGRGYAEAYASYASDRWGYSPDITATAMVADVMSGVREVSRAIGDEESAIILTPAVYPPFYGVAKTLDRPVVAAPLNAEGRLDSAALDAAFKEATAGGKNAVFLLCNPHNPSGVVHTRAELQNVANLARQYGVRVISDEIHSPLVMPTSTMVPYLSVANTGPDFAVVSASKGWNLAGFKAALVLAGADAAEELAALGFHGAGHIASIAHTAAFNSARDWNDAAIRGIDANRKLLGDLLETHLPTVGYRMPEATYLAWLDCSSLGLGDDPAAAFLEKGRVAFNSGVTFGAGGEGHVRVNMATSPEILEEAVARMVKTVG
- a CDS encoding dihydrofolate reductase family protein, which produces MRKIVVWEFITIDGVIQAPGRKDEDTEGGFEHGGWTWPYRDDKIRERVFEVIGRGDTLLLGRKTWEIHGASFEPMADDDPNEPGFNRMQKYVVSNSLTSADAWRRSTIISGDVVGAIRELKALDGGDILVHGSSVLIQTLFEHGLVDELNLAVYPIALGSGKRLFASGKRVNMRLVDATPVPSGVVMMRYVMDRPE
- a CDS encoding DUF559 domain-containing protein — translated: MSRGIIKGQDVRSGTRDRARELRQSMTPAEEWLWEALRGGRLDGLKFRRQQVIGGYIADFYCDAAGLVIEVDGPVHDTQAGLDQAREEAINLHGLRVLRFPNDRVLNQLPDVLAAIASTARTEGEHHDQHPQS